A single genomic interval of Buchnera aphidicola str. Bp (Baizongia pistaciae) harbors:
- a CDS encoding YbaB/EbfC family nucleoid-associated protein — translation MFSKDGLNNLMQHAQKIQEQMKKIQQEVSEIEVTGESGAGAVKVTLIGSHYCKKIELDKNTILEHDKEILEDLITAAFNDAVRKISDLQKQKMSSISSEMKFSNNLNLPF, via the coding sequence ATGTTTTCAAAAGATGGATTAAATAACTTAATGCAACACGCACAAAAGATTCAAGAACAAATGAAAAAAATACAACAAGAAGTATCTGAAATAGAAGTTACTGGAGAATCTGGAGCTGGAGCAGTGAAAGTAACTTTAATTGGATCACACTACTGTAAAAAAATTGAACTAGACAAAAACACAATTTTAGAACATGATAAAGAAATATTAGAAGATTTAATCACAGCCGCATTTAATGATGCAGTACGAAAAATATCTGATCTTCAAAAACAAAAAATGTCATCCATATCATCAGAAATGAAATTTTCTAATAATTTGAATTTACCCTTTTAG
- the htpG gene encoding molecular chaperone HtpG, with protein MTANKNQKKTYNFKSETKELLHLMIHSLYSNREIFFRELISNAADAIDKLKFNAISAPELYENDTNLYIRIFSNKNNNSLTISDNGIGMKYEDIINNLGTIAKSGTKEFIKTLNKNNKIKNDLIGQFGVGFYSSFIVSEKVIVKTRFAGLKENQGVIWTSDGKGTYEVNEINKKERGTEVTLYLTKDHYEFLETWKIQNTVSKYSDHISIPIELNTYDEKEKTYFWKQINQAEAIWTRPKSEITELQYKNFYKKIANDTNDPLTWTHNKVEGNQEYTILLFIPSKSAWDIWNRDNKHGLKLYVKRVYIMDDAEQFLPNYLRFVKGIIDSNDLPLNVSREILQDHKLVYNLKKSLTKKVLQVLHSLSQNVSKYEIFWKQFGLILKEGPAEDSENRTSISNLIRFSSLLNNTQKPTMSLENYVKNMKQNQEKIYFITADNYASAVSSPHLEFFKKKNIDVLILSDKIDEWMMNYLIEYNEKKFQSVSKDDKSIEKLVHEQNSQNETYQENMNDFLNRAKKTLSDKIKDIRFTHKLTNTPAMVITDSNEMSTQMAKLFSAAGQTVPTIKYILEINPNHLLIKKINNEKNEKKFKNWINFLFEQCLLAEKNTLDNPNKFIARINDLLINN; from the coding sequence ATGACTGCAAATAAAAATCAAAAAAAAACATATAATTTTAAATCAGAAACAAAAGAATTATTACATTTAATGATTCATTCTTTGTATTCCAATCGAGAAATATTCTTTAGAGAATTAATATCTAATGCTGCAGATGCAATTGACAAATTAAAATTTAACGCAATATCTGCACCAGAACTATACGAAAATGATACTAATCTATACATTAGAATCTTCTCAAATAAAAATAATAATAGTTTAACAATTAGTGACAATGGCATTGGAATGAAATATGAAGATATCATTAATAATTTAGGTACAATAGCTAAATCTGGTACAAAAGAATTTATAAAAACGTTAAATAAAAACAACAAAATAAAAAACGATTTAATTGGTCAATTTGGAGTGGGATTTTATTCTTCATTTATCGTATCTGAAAAAGTTATTGTTAAAACTAGATTTGCAGGATTAAAAGAAAATCAAGGTGTTATATGGACATCAGATGGAAAAGGAACATATGAGGTTAATGAAATTAATAAAAAAGAACGAGGAACTGAAGTTACATTATACCTCACAAAAGATCATTATGAATTCTTAGAAACATGGAAAATACAAAATACAGTTAGTAAATATTCAGATCATATTTCTATTCCTATCGAATTGAACACATACGATGAAAAAGAAAAAACTTATTTTTGGAAACAAATAAATCAAGCTGAAGCTATATGGACTAGACCAAAATCTGAAATCACTGAGTTACAATATAAAAACTTTTATAAAAAAATTGCTAATGATACCAACGATCCTCTCACATGGACACACAATAAAGTAGAAGGAAATCAAGAATATACAATTCTATTATTTATACCTTCAAAATCAGCCTGGGATATTTGGAATAGAGACAATAAACACGGATTAAAATTATACGTAAAACGTGTCTATATCATGGACGATGCAGAACAATTTTTGCCAAATTACTTAAGATTCGTAAAAGGAATTATAGATTCTAACGATTTACCTTTGAACGTCTCTCGAGAAATATTACAAGACCACAAACTAGTTTATAATCTAAAAAAATCACTCACAAAAAAAGTATTACAAGTACTTCATTCATTAAGTCAAAATGTTTCAAAATACGAAATATTTTGGAAACAGTTCGGTTTAATTCTAAAGGAAGGACCTGCTGAAGATTCAGAAAATCGGACATCAATTTCCAATCTTATCAGATTTTCTTCGCTGTTAAACAATACTCAAAAACCAACTATGTCACTAGAAAATTATGTAAAGAATATGAAGCAAAATCAAGAGAAAATATATTTTATAACAGCTGACAATTATGCCTCTGCAGTTAGTAGTCCGCACTTAGAATTTTTCAAGAAAAAAAATATAGATGTATTAATTTTATCAGACAAAATTGACGAATGGATGATGAATTATTTAATTGAATATAATGAAAAAAAATTCCAATCAGTAAGTAAAGATGATAAATCTATTGAAAAATTGGTACATGAACAAAATAGTCAAAATGAAACTTATCAAGAAAACATGAACGATTTCTTAAACAGAGCTAAAAAAACATTAAGTGATAAAATTAAAGATATACGATTTACACATAAACTAACCAATACTCCTGCTATGGTCATCACTGATTCTAATGAAATGAGTACTCAAATGGCTAAACTTTTTTCTGCTGCAGGACAAACAGTCCCAACTATAAAGTACATCCTTGAAATAAACCCAAACCATCTTTTAATAAAAAAAATTAATAATGAAAAAAATGAAAAAAAATTTAAAAATTGGATCAATTTCTTATTTGAGCAATGTTTACTTGCCGAAAAAAATACATTAGACAATCCTAATAAATTTATAGCTAGAATAAATGATTTACTAATAAATAATTAA
- a CDS encoding nucleoside monophosphate kinase: MHIVLIGGPGTGKGTQAELLSKKYMLPVISTGHILRKISTKKTLFGEKIKNIINSGKLVPDTIIIKIITNEILHKNYTNGFILDGFPRTIKQAKNLKNTNIQIDYVFEFILPTKLIFKRIQTRTINPITGTIYNNVIQKNSELKNLKINTLKSRLDDQYPIILKRLKEHKKNIVYLKDFYINEQKHKSLKYHEINSQNTIKNVNIEIKKILENKL, from the coding sequence ATGCATATCGTTTTAATTGGAGGGCCTGGAACAGGAAAAGGAACACAAGCAGAGCTTCTGTCAAAAAAATATATGCTTCCTGTGATTTCTACTGGACATATATTACGAAAGATTAGTACAAAAAAAACATTGTTTGGAGAAAAAATAAAAAATATTATAAATTCAGGAAAATTAGTTCCAGACACTATAATCATTAAAATAATTACAAATGAAATTCTTCATAAAAATTATACAAATGGATTTATTTTAGATGGATTTCCAAGAACAATAAAACAAGCAAAAAATTTAAAAAATACTAATATACAAATAGATTATGTCTTTGAATTTATATTACCAACAAAGTTGATTTTTAAAAGAATACAAACCAGGACAATTAATCCAATAACAGGAACCATATACAATAATGTAATACAAAAAAATTCAGAATTAAAAAATCTTAAAATAAATACCTTAAAAAGTAGACTTGACGATCAATATCCTATAATTCTAAAACGACTAAAAGAACATAAAAAAAACATTGTTTATCTTAAAGATTTTTACATAAACGAACAAAAACATAAAAGTCTTAAATATCATGAAATAAATAGTCAAAATACAATTAAAAATGTTAATATCGAAATAAAAAAAATTCTTGAAAATAAACTTTAA
- the folD gene encoding bifunctional methylenetetrahydrofolate dehydrogenase/methenyltetrahydrofolate cyclohydrolase FolD: MLKKVLNGTRIAKKLEFKILKQVNYKLSLGQRPPGLAVILIGSNSASTIYVKKKRFMCEQVGFISKFWKFSKNIQESKILNLIYKLNYDTTIDGILVQLPIPPNINNQKLFSSIIPTKDVDGFHPYNIGSLCQKSPYLRPCTPFGIITMLKHYKIKIRGLHAVVIGASNIVGRPMSMELLLAGCTTTITHRFTKNLKHYVKQADLIVIAIGHAHFLKGTWIKKGAIVIDVGINRLKNGEIVGDVDFKTAYKKSSYITPVPGGVGPMTVITLLNNTLKAYEQISKDCK; encoded by the coding sequence ATGCTAAAAAAAGTTTTAAACGGAACACGCATTGCAAAAAAATTAGAATTCAAAATCCTAAAACAAGTTAATTATAAACTTTCTTTAGGACAAAGACCACCCGGTTTAGCTGTTATTTTAATAGGATCTAACTCTGCATCCACAATTTACGTTAAAAAAAAACGTTTCATGTGCGAACAAGTAGGATTTATATCAAAATTTTGGAAATTTTCAAAAAATATACAAGAATCAAAAATTCTTAATCTTATTTATAAACTAAATTATGATACTACTATTGATGGAATTTTAGTACAATTACCCATACCCCCGAACATAAACAATCAAAAATTATTTAGTAGTATTATTCCTACCAAAGATGTAGATGGTTTTCATCCATATAACATAGGTTCTCTATGCCAAAAATCACCTTACTTACGTCCTTGCACACCTTTCGGAATAATTACGATGCTGAAACATTATAAAATAAAAATTCGAGGATTACACGCAGTAGTTATAGGAGCTTCAAATATTGTAGGAAGGCCCATGAGTATGGAATTATTACTGGCCGGGTGTACTACTACAATCACGCACAGATTTACAAAAAATCTCAAACACTACGTAAAACAAGCTGATCTAATAGTTATAGCCATTGGGCACGCCCATTTTTTAAAAGGTACTTGGATTAAAAAGGGAGCTATCGTTATTGACGTAGGAATAAATCGTCTAAAAAATGGAGAAATAGTAGGTGACGTAGATTTTAAAACAGCATACAAAAAATCATCATACATTACACCAGTCCCTGGTGGAGTAGGTCCTATGACTGTAATTACACTATTAAATAATACTTTAAAAGCTTATGAACAAATATCTAAAGATTGCAAATAA
- the cysS gene encoding cysteine--tRNA ligase codes for MLKIFNSYTRLQEQLEVDKKKTINMYVCGITAYDFCHIGHGRTFIFFDVVVRYLRSLGYALKYVRNITDIDDKIIAASLKNNESYISLSNRMISNMKDDFSALNILPPDSEPRVTENISDIIKFISILLNKKHAYVACNGDIMFSVSSYLNYGALSNQFSKILNKEINISHYSTKKNIADFALWKTSKSSIFVGWNSPWGNGRPGWHIECSSMCRSAFKNKIDIHGGGVDLLFPHHENELAQSVCIDSNFSIKHWMHTGLVIINNEKMSKSLNNTLLLRDLLTQYDSEIIRFFLLSTHYRHPLYFCYKNLSNSSKLLKKLYLSLRGVDFDIKGLDIVDNFKTDFYKAMNSDFNTPLALSILLRLSKEINKFKLIDSNKASQLASKLRQLGSILGILLKDPEYFLQNNFNCNNSIIGKINSLIYERDKARRVKDWVRADRIRKELLELGIVLEDTSFNTFWRSLQ; via the coding sequence ATGTTAAAAATTTTTAATTCTTACACGCGATTACAAGAACAGTTAGAAGTAGATAAAAAAAAAACAATTAATATGTACGTGTGCGGCATTACAGCTTATGATTTTTGTCATATTGGTCATGGTAGAACATTCATATTTTTTGATGTAGTAGTACGTTATTTACGTTCCCTAGGATATGCATTAAAATATGTTCGCAATATTACAGATATTGATGATAAAATTATTGCTGCATCTTTAAAAAATAATGAAAGTTATATAAGTTTATCTAATCGAATGATTTCTAATATGAAGGATGATTTTTCTGCATTAAATATTTTGCCTCCAGATAGTGAACCTCGTGTTACAGAAAATATTAGTGATATTATTAAATTTATTTCTATTTTATTAAATAAAAAGCATGCGTATGTAGCATGCAATGGTGATATTATGTTTTCTGTAAGCAGTTATTTAAATTATGGTGCATTATCTAATCAATTTTCAAAAATATTAAATAAAGAAATTAATATTTCACATTATTCTACTAAGAAAAATATTGCAGATTTTGCATTATGGAAAACTTCGAAAAGTAGTATATTTGTTGGTTGGAATTCTCCTTGGGGTAATGGACGACCTGGTTGGCACATTGAATGTTCATCTATGTGCAGATCTGCATTTAAAAATAAAATAGATATTCATGGGGGAGGTGTAGACTTATTATTTCCCCATCATGAAAATGAGTTAGCACAATCGGTTTGTATTGATAGTAATTTTTCTATAAAACATTGGATGCATACAGGATTAGTGATTATTAATAATGAAAAGATGTCAAAATCATTGAATAATACCTTGTTATTAAGAGATTTATTAACTCAATATGATTCAGAAATTATTCGATTTTTTTTATTGTCTACTCATTATAGGCACCCTTTGTATTTTTGTTACAAAAATTTGAGTAATTCGAGTAAATTATTGAAAAAGTTATATTTGTCTTTACGTGGAGTAGATTTTGACATAAAGGGTCTTGATATTGTTGATAATTTTAAAACTGATTTTTATAAAGCTATGAATAGTGATTTTAACACTCCATTGGCTTTGTCAATATTATTGAGGTTATCTAAAGAAATAAATAAATTTAAATTAATAGATAGCAATAAGGCTAGTCAGTTAGCTAGTAAATTACGACAATTAGGAAGTATTTTAGGAATTTTATTAAAAGATCCAGAATATTTTTTACAGAATAACTTTAATTGTAATAATAGTATCATAGGGAAAATAAATAGTTTAATATATGAACGAGATAAAGCTAGACGAGTTAAAGATTGGGTTAGAGCTGATAGAATACGCAAAGAATTATTGGAATTAGGCATAGTATTAGAGGATACTAGTTTTAACACTTTTTGGAGATCATTGCAGTAA
- the ybeD gene encoding DUF493 family protein YbeD: MRKNKLEKMLKFPCLFTYKVIGLAQPELVDKIVKIIQCKLPGDYVPQIKSSNKGNYLSISITICANTFEEIESLYYELSNINIVRMVL, encoded by the coding sequence ATGAGAAAAAATAAACTAGAAAAAATGTTAAAATTTCCTTGTTTATTTACATATAAAGTAATTGGATTAGCACAACCAGAACTTGTTGATAAAATAGTTAAAATAATTCAATGTAAATTACCTGGAGATTATGTTCCTCAAATAAAATCTAGCAATAAAGGAAATTATTTGTCTATCTCCATTACTATATGTGCTAATACCTTTGAAGAAATAGAAAGTCTCTATTATGAATTAAGTAATATTAATATAGTTAGAATGGTCTTATAA
- the cspE gene encoding transcription antiterminator/RNA stability regulator CspE, translating into MSKIKGNVKWFNESKGFGFITPEDGSKDVFVHFSAIQSNGFKTLSEGQSVEFEITEGAKGPSAANVISL; encoded by the coding sequence ATGTCCAAGATTAAAGGTAATGTAAAATGGTTTAATGAATCTAAAGGGTTTGGTTTCATTACTCCTGAAGATGGAAGCAAAGATGTTTTTGTTCATTTTTCAGCTATCCAAAGCAACGGATTTAAGACTTTATCAGAAGGTCAAAGTGTTGAATTCGAAATTACCGAAGGAGCAAAAGGGCCATCAGCGGCTAATGTGATTAGTTTATAA
- the aroE gene encoding shikimate dehydrogenase, which yields MVKHCIDQFCVFGNPINHTQSPYIHSLFSKQTGIVYEYSARLVPFKEFNSYVLNFFLNKGKGANITVPFKENAYVISNNLTIRAKMSRAVNTFKKLHNNKILGDNTDGIGVLHDLKRIKFIKSKFNRVLLIGAGGAARGIIFSLLSYGCSIVVLNRTITRALQLVEDFKNVGSISIFKEKFASNYSFNLIINATTINICQNSNLSTIKSLIHKDVYCYDINYSIKHKYTEFLLWCIKNGAICVSNGIGMLVSQAAHSFYLWYGILPETNSIICKLNRQFYML from the coding sequence ATGGTTAAACATTGTATAGATCAGTTTTGTGTGTTTGGAAATCCTATTAATCATACTCAATCACCATATATTCATAGTTTGTTTTCAAAACAAACTGGAATTGTTTATGAATATAGTGCACGGTTAGTTCCGTTTAAAGAATTTAATAGTTATGTTTTGAATTTTTTTCTAAATAAAGGTAAAGGTGCTAATATTACTGTTCCATTTAAAGAAAATGCATATGTAATATCTAATAATTTGACAATAAGAGCTAAAATGTCTCGTGCTGTGAACACTTTTAAAAAATTACATAATAATAAAATTTTAGGAGACAACACTGATGGAATAGGAGTTTTACATGACTTAAAAAGAATAAAATTTATAAAGTCAAAGTTTAATCGTGTTTTATTAATTGGTGCGGGAGGTGCAGCTCGAGGTATAATATTTTCATTGTTATCATATGGTTGTAGTATTGTTGTTTTAAATAGAACAATAACAAGAGCTCTTCAACTAGTTGAAGATTTTAAAAATGTAGGTTCTATTTCTATTTTTAAAGAAAAATTTGCATCTAATTATTCTTTTAATTTAATTATTAATGCTACAACAATAAATATATGTCAAAATAGTAATTTGAGTACCATTAAATCTTTAATACATAAAGATGTTTATTGTTATGATATAAATTATTCTATAAAACACAAGTATACTGAATTTTTATTATGGTGTATAAAAAATGGTGCAATATGTGTTTCTAATGGTATTGGTATGTTGGTGAGTCAAGCAGCACACTCATTTTATTTATGGTATGGTATTTTACCGGAAACAAATTCTATAATTTGTAAGTTGAATAGACAGTTTTATATGCTTTAA
- a CDS encoding L-threonylcarbamoyladenylate synthase type 1 TsaC: MNILSLSECVDRLRKNLVIAYPTESVLGLGCNPESIDAVKVLLKLKKRKLNKGFILVASHFNQIRSYISESKLSIYHKKILYSSWPDTITYLLPAKSFVPDWLTGRSNFLGIRISAHNGINKLCSAFGKAIISTSANISGRNPCRTYEEFLKQFGTTVPILCGPLGTRKNPSKILNIINGSLIRHG; encoded by the coding sequence GTGAATATTCTTTCATTATCTGAATGTGTTGATAGATTACGAAAAAATTTAGTTATAGCTTACCCAACTGAATCGGTATTAGGATTAGGTTGTAATCCTGAAAGTATAGACGCAGTAAAAGTGTTATTAAAATTAAAAAAGCGAAAATTGAATAAGGGATTTATATTAGTTGCATCGCATTTTAATCAGATTAGATCTTATATTTCTGAAAGTAAACTTTCTATTTATCATAAAAAAATTTTATATAGTAGTTGGCCTGATACTATTACTTATTTGTTACCAGCCAAATCTTTTGTGCCTGATTGGTTAACTGGAAGGTCTAATTTTTTAGGAATTCGTATTAGCGCTCATAATGGTATTAATAAATTGTGTAGTGCGTTCGGTAAGGCTATAATATCTACTAGTGCTAATATTTCTGGAAGAAATCCGTGTAGAACGTATGAAGAATTTTTAAAACAGTTTGGTACTACTGTTCCTATTTTATGTGGACCATTAGGTACCAGGAAAAATCCATCTAAAATTTTAAATATAATAAATGGAAGTTTAATTAGACATGGTTAA
- the def gene encoding peptide deformylase — MSVLKILKYPDDRLRIIAKPISKIDTKIHNIIINMFDTMYYENGIGLAATQVNIPLQIIVIDKIEELNHPLVLINPKITKRSGLTSIQEGCLSIPNYQAEISRSKKITVTALNYFGKRIKLKTSSTLSICIQHEIDHLIGKLLIDYLSNLTNLKLLKKNK; from the coding sequence ATGTCAGTGCTAAAAATACTCAAATATCCCGATGACCGTCTACGCATAATTGCTAAACCAATTTCAAAAATAGATACAAAAATACACAACATCATAATTAATATGTTTGATACTATGTATTATGAAAATGGAATTGGATTAGCAGCAACTCAAGTAAATATTCCTCTTCAAATTATAGTCATAGATAAAATTGAAGAATTAAACCATCCTCTCGTTCTTATTAATCCCAAAATTACTAAAAGAAGCGGATTAACTAGTATTCAAGAAGGGTGTTTGTCAATACCAAATTATCAAGCAGAAATATCTAGATCAAAAAAAATAACAGTTACAGCTTTAAATTATTTTGGAAAACGCATTAAACTAAAAACAAGTTCTACTTTATCTATTTGTATTCAACACGAAATAGATCACCTCATAGGTAAACTATTAATAGATTATCTTTCTAATTTAACAAATTTAAAATTATTAAAAAAAAATAAATAA
- the fmt gene encoding methionyl-tRNA formyltransferase, producing MILNTLNSLKIVFAGTDKFSKDHLKILVTNTTHKILGVITKPDQPLGRGKQITSSLTKKLAKKLKIPVFQPTALNTSTFYNQIYNLNADIIIVVSYGKIIPQLILNIFPLGGINVHTSLLPRWRGPSPIQSALLNGDKLTGITIIKMNNNIDTGDIIYSSSCIINKSDTSVTLQNKLKILSCQGLIQVLKNFKSSYFPIRQSNLATYSNKINKEDAKLIWLKSAIQLERSIRAYNPWPICYFKINNQLSIKVWSANVIIHFNQHKYQIGEIILINKHGMQIKTSKNILNITTVQLPGKKIMHANNLCNSKNKWCIPGTKLTNT from the coding sequence ATGATTCTTAACACTCTAAATTCACTTAAAATTGTCTTTGCAGGCACTGATAAATTTTCAAAAGATCATTTAAAAATTCTTGTTACTAACACTACACACAAAATTTTAGGAGTCATTACTAAACCAGATCAACCTCTCGGAAGAGGAAAACAAATTACTTCATCATTAACAAAAAAACTAGCTAAAAAATTAAAAATACCTGTTTTTCAACCAACAGCACTAAATACTAGTACATTTTATAATCAAATATATAACCTTAATGCAGACATTATAATAGTTGTTTCATACGGAAAAATTATCCCTCAACTTATACTGAATATTTTTCCATTAGGAGGTATTAATGTTCATACATCTTTGTTGCCAAGATGGAGAGGTCCTTCCCCAATACAATCCGCATTACTAAACGGAGATAAATTAACAGGAATCACAATCATAAAAATGAATAATAATATTGATACAGGAGATATAATTTATTCATCATCTTGTATCATTAATAAATCAGATACTAGCGTAACTCTTCAAAACAAGCTAAAAATATTAAGTTGCCAAGGATTAATTCAAGTACTTAAAAATTTTAAAAGTTCATACTTCCCAATCCGTCAAAGCAATTTAGCAACCTATTCAAACAAAATCAATAAAGAAGATGCGAAACTAATATGGTTAAAAAGTGCTATCCAATTAGAAAGATCAATTAGAGCATACAATCCCTGGCCAATTTGCTATTTTAAAATTAACAATCAATTATCAATAAAAGTATGGTCAGCTAATGTTATTATTCACTTTAATCAACACAAATACCAAATTGGAGAAATAATTTTAATAAACAAACATGGAATGCAAATTAAAACTAGTAAAAATATTCTCAACATAACGACTGTACAACTTCCTGGAAAAAAAATTATGCATGCCAACAATTTATGCAATTCTAAAAATAAATGGTGTATACCTGGAACAAAACTGACCAATACGTAA
- the rplQ gene encoding 50S ribosomal protein L17, whose translation MRHRKIGRRFNKSATHVKAMLKNMVCSLFRYEMIKTTVSKAKELRRVAEPLITCAKIDSVANRRLVFSRIRDNKIVFKLFRDLGPHFLGQFGGYTRILRCGFRSGDQAPMAYIQLINRVKNKKELVYKK comes from the coding sequence ATGAGGCATAGAAAAATTGGACGTAGGTTTAACAAAAGTGCTACTCATGTTAAAGCTATGTTAAAAAATATGGTTTGTTCATTGTTTCGTTATGAAATGATAAAAACTACTGTATCTAAAGCAAAAGAACTTCGACGTGTCGCAGAACCTTTAATTACTTGTGCGAAAATAGATTCTGTTGCTAATCGTCGTTTGGTTTTTTCTAGAATTCGTGATAATAAAATAGTTTTTAAGTTATTTAGAGATTTAGGTCCACATTTTTTAGGTCAATTCGGTGGATATACTCGGATTTTAAGATGTGGATTTCGATCTGGTGATCAAGCACCTATGGCATATATTCAATTGATAAATCGAGTAAAAAATAAAAAAGAATTAGTGTATAAAAAATAA
- a CDS encoding DNA-directed RNA polymerase subunit alpha, with product MQSSVTEFLIPRLVNIEQISMTHVKITLEPLERGFGHTLGNALRRILLSSMPGFAVTEVEIDGILHEYSTKEGVQEDIIEILLNLKGLAIRVYGKDQVYLTLVKTGIGVVTAADINHGNDVEIINLDHIICTLTCKNASISMRIKVQCGRGYVPVISRTNVISDNKENYVGKLLVDACYSPVERMIYKVEAARVEKRTDLDKLVIEMETNGTLDPEEAIRRAATILSNQLESFVYLRDIREPEIKEEKPEFDPILLRPVDDLELTVRSANCLKAEMIHYIGDLVQKTEVELLRTPNLGKKSLTEIKDVLAAKNLSLGMNLENWPPDNILDN from the coding sequence ATGCAGAGTTCTGTTACTGAGTTTTTAATACCACGATTAGTAAATATCGAACAAATTAGTATGACACATGTAAAAATTACTCTTGAGCCATTAGAACGAGGTTTTGGACACACGCTTGGAAATGCTTTACGTCGCATTTTGTTATCTTCAATGCCTGGATTTGCAGTTACTGAAGTAGAGATTGATGGAATTCTTCATGAGTATAGTACTAAAGAAGGTGTACAAGAAGATATTATTGAAATTTTGTTAAATTTAAAGGGATTAGCGATACGAGTATATGGAAAAGATCAAGTATATTTAACGTTAGTGAAGACAGGTATAGGAGTTGTAACTGCAGCTGACATTAATCATGGAAATGATGTAGAAATAATTAATTTAGATCATATTATTTGTACTCTTACATGTAAAAATGCATCTATATCTATGCGAATTAAGGTTCAATGCGGTCGAGGTTATGTTCCGGTTATTTCGAGGACAAATGTAATTAGTGATAATAAAGAAAATTATGTAGGAAAGCTATTAGTAGATGCTTGTTATAGTCCTGTAGAGCGCATGATATATAAAGTGGAAGCTGCACGTGTAGAAAAGAGAACAGATTTAGATAAATTAGTTATTGAAATGGAAACTAATGGAACTTTGGATCCAGAAGAAGCAATTCGTAGAGCTGCTACTATATTGTCTAATCAACTAGAGTCGTTTGTTTATTTAAGAGATATTAGAGAGCCTGAAATTAAAGAAGAAAAACCAGAATTTGATCCTATTTTACTCCGACCGGTAGATGATTTAGAATTAACTGTAAGATCTGCTAATTGTTTAAAGGCTGAAATGATTCATTATATTGGTGATTTAGTTCAAAAAACGGAAGTGGAATTGTTAAGAACACCTAATTTAGGAAAAAAATCTTTAACTGAAATTAAAGATGTATTAGCAGCAAAAAATTTATCTTTAGGTATGAATTTAGAAAATTGGCCTCCTGATAATATTTTAGACAATTAA